In one window of Drosophila innubila isolate TH190305 chromosome 2L unlocalized genomic scaffold, UK_Dinn_1.0 4_B_2L, whole genome shotgun sequence DNA:
- the LOC117780213 gene encoding nuclear pore complex protein Nup154 isoform X2 yields the protein MSGLNDFDYQTLAQLTSGDTHNLQQLRTLTKSGIPNEILEHFKHIKCHCIMGLFPEIGRAWLTIDSDIYIWTYEQARDVAYYDGLSHLIVSVGLVKPRPGVLIKDVKYLLLLTTPIEVIVLGVTFDDQSDPRAGTNGMHLMNKPLFVLATDNISINVIQGSDDGRIFLGGRDGCLYEIDYHSESSWFGKRCKKINHSQGLVSYIVPSFLKVFSEVDPIEKIVIDNSRKLIYVLTEKSAIEAWHIGANFANVRRLGRITQNDIASQAINLIKTVDPSIFKCVKAICPLSTEDSKFLHLVAVTQCGVRLYFSTSRLNGQQQQQLNCISDNFSVGQPNNSMPTMQTESETPKGLFLLHVRLPPGYTPNATTNKPKQVHAAHHSEGTMLMITTQQQEQDLLWSVSSAPFTNFTYLVESTALEGLDGIVWSLAELKDSIAPSITSMLHNYRTPRRVVLLTNQGTHIVELLKAAHLLQQLLLSCKGPHHESVKMFFQTQNEREACVTALLLATSDQLCGSDIALWATQAFMLYGGEPCYQHYLNASNRNMHNNTMGSTTIASGRERMPPMFMSTPMPNTASSGAMGTQYSQPLSPIAQTTQHHQQQQHQHSAVPVADNSLIIYSAKHDGLYLFVSRMLRSVWKLHCVDENLCSRLTIKDCSILLIELRALRNFLDKHSVHDLSASRRLPYDTHLGRSSNVLINNSQMAMNEHRNLAEQAQIEEKRSLSALNQFIKHACEVMSLWSILNDHQFQLLCQQLSPEHQKMLRCCTFRDLLITRSEVCAFLIIALINLYLKDKADVTEVSDNLRELCPNLYRHEDEVTYKATEILMSAKNCKSAAEKEQKLCTTLQMCLDAAPTLPLHSICQQFISVDFYEGVVELSATCASKIDPEEIGIHYYNNNEPAEDREGYTCFVTRMNYYKEVQLMLDYIYHSLASSRPDQEQSRTFMLNCDTTQDHLDMENRSKQTIKKITNQALRLKDPLMHVTIYEWLLSHDMNSELLELVQPSLGEFLRRSVSRNPENVKLIDLLWKYYEKNGHHSQAAQILDNLAMTRSENISLDVRIDYLVRAVMCMRNETVGSSITNGIFLKELEDKLEIARVQKSVLAAMNPLVNTNQDARQAIKELNFALYDITQLYQNFADPFDLWECQLSILNCSNHNDPLLIESVWGNIINSAVDSPGSTHERSIRLFTKIELLVREFGESGPCFPFAFLIRELEIKACQLHLPEGTVPEKLFAMKLDVELLLEYYSRMISMNERIWANEGNEWHLIQSAIRVVTLLADNAQAIWYRSKRRILGKAQDIVAACLNICYQKPDTNRLQHSLKELQCRLQRLLG from the exons ATGAGTGGCCTCAATGATTTTGATTACCAAACGCTAGCACAACTGACCTCCGGAGATACACATAACCTACAACAACTGCGAACGCTCACAAAATCGGGAATACCAAATGAAATCCTCGAGCACTTTAAGC ATATCAAATGCCACTGTATAATGGGATTGTTTCCTGAGATTGGACGCGCCTGGTTGACAATTGattcagatatatatatatggacatATGAGCAGGCACGAGACGTTGCTTACTATGATGGATTGAGTCATTTGATTGTGAGCGTTGGCCTGGTTAAGCCACGTCCGGGTGTTCTAATTAAAGATGTCAAATATCTGCTGTTACTAACAACTCCCATTGAAGTGATCGTTCTGGGTGTAACATTTGATGACCAAAGTGATCCACGAGCTGGAACCAATGGAATGCATCTGATGAATAAGCCACTCTTTGTGCTGGCAACAGACAATATATCCATTAATGTCATACAGGGCAGCGACGATGGACGCATCTTCTTGGGAGGCCGAGATGGTTGTCTATATGAAATTGATTATCATTCCGAGTCTAGTTGGTTTGGCAAGCGATGCAAAAAGATTAACCATTCACAAGGGCTGGTATCCTATATAGTGCCAAGTTTTCTTAAAGTATTTTCG GAGGTGGATCCTATCGAAAAGATTGTCATTGACAATAGTcgaaaattgatttatgtacTCACCGAAAAGAGTGCAATTGAAGCCTGGCACATCGGAGCAAACTTTGCCAATGTGCGCAGACTTGGAAGGATTACACAAAATGATATTGCCAGTCAAGCCATCAATCTTATTAA AACTGTTGATCCATCCATTTTCAAGTGCGTGAAAGCAATTTGTCCGCTCAGCACAGAAGATTCGAAATTTCTACACCTGGTTGCTGTCACTCAGTGCGGAGTGCGGCTTTATTTCTCTACGTCGAGATTAaatggccagcagcagcaacaattgaatTGTATTTCGGACAATTTTAGTGTTGGTCAGCCAAATAATTCAATGCCAACTATGCAAACAGAATCGGAAACACCAAAGGGTCTTTTTCTATTGCACGTGCGACTACCGCCTGGATACACACCGAATGCCACCACTAATAAACCGAAGCAGGTGCATGCCGCCCACCACAGCGAGGGGACAATGTTGATGATAACAACGcagcaacaggaacaggaTTTACTCTGGTCGGTTAGCTCTGCTCCATTTACGAACTTTACATATCTAGTTGAGTCAACTGCCTTGGAGGGTCTCGATGGCATCGTCTGGAGTTTGGCCGAATTAAAAGATTCCATCGCTCCCAGCATAACTTCAATGTTGCACAATTACCGAACGCCACGCCGAGTCGTTTTGCTTACGAACCAGGGAACACACATTGTAGAGCTGCTTAAGGCAGCTCATTTACTCCAGCAATTACTGCTGTCCTGCAAGGGACCTCACCACGAATCCGTCAAGATGTTCTTTCAAACGCAAAACGAACGAGAAGCTTGCGTTACCGCCCTATTGCTGGCCACATCGGATCAGCTTTGTGGCAGCGATATTGCACTGTGGGCAACCCAAGCATTCATGCTGTACGGTGGGGAACCGTGCTATCAACATTATTTGAACGCAAGCAATCGTAACATGCATAACAACACCATGGGCTCTACCACGATTGCCTCTGGCAGGGAACGCATGCCGCCCATGTTCATGTCCACACCCATGCCGAATACAGCAAGCAGCGGAGCGATGGGCACGCAATACAGTCAGCCATTAAGTCCAA TCGCACAAACCACACAAcaccatcaacaacagcaacatcagcactCCGCTGTGCCCGTCGCAGATAATTCCCTTATAATATATTCAGCAAAACATGATGGTCTATATTTGTTTGTGTCGCGTATGCTGCGATCAGTTTGGAAATTGCATTGTGTTGATGAGAATTTATGCTCCAGACTGACAATTAAAGATTGCTCAATTCTTTTGATTGAACTGCGTGCGTTGCGTAATTTTTTGGATAAGCACTCAGTGCACGATCTTTCCG cCAGCAGACGTTTGCCGTATGACACACATTTGGGCAGATCGAGTAACGTTTTGATAAACAACAGCCAAATGGCCATGAATGAACATCGTAATCTCGCGGAGCAGGCACAGATCGAGGAGAAGCGATCGCTCTCAGCATTGAATCAGTTTATTA AACATGCATGTGAAGTAATGTCACTCTGGAGTATCCTAAATGATCATCAGTTTCAATTGCTTTGCCAGCAGCTGTCGCCAGAGCATCAGAAAATGTTGAGATGTTGCACGTTTCGGGATTTGTTGATCACACGTTCGGAGGTGTGTGCATTTCTAATAATTGCACTAATCAACCTATATCTCAAAGATAAGGCGGATGTAACAGAGGTGTCTGATAACCTGCGGGAATTGTGCCCCAATCTCTATAGGCACGAGGACGAAGTTACATATAAGGCAACCGAAATCCTTATGAGCGCCAAGAACTGCAAATCGGCAGCAGAGAAGGAGCAAAAATTGTGCACGACTTTGCAAATGTGTTTGGATGCTGCTCCAACGCTGCCATTGCATAGTATTTGTCAACAATTCATATCGGTAGATTTTTACGAGGGTGTTGTTGAGTTGTCTGCAACGTGTGCGTCGAAAATCGATCCCGAAGAAATCGGTATACATTATTACAATAACAATGAGCCAGCTGAAGATCGCGAGGGTTACACCTGCTTTGTCACACg CATGAACTATTACAAAGAGGTGCAGCTCATGCTGGATTATATTTATCATTCGCTTGCCAGCAGTAGACCCGATCAGGAACAGAGTCGCACATTCATGCTTAATTGCGATACGACTCAGGATCATCTTGATATGGAGAACAGATCGAAGCAGACTATTAAGAAGATCACAAACCAAGCGCTCCGATTGAAAGATCCATTAATGCATGTTACCATCTATGAATGGCTACTCTCCCATGATATGAACAGTGAATTATTGGAATTAGTCCAGCCATCACTGGGCGAATTCTTGCGACGCAGTGTCAGTCGCAATCCAGAGAATGTGAAGTTAATTGATTTACTGTGGAAGTATTACGAGAAGAATGGTCATCACTCTCAGGCCGCCCAGATTCTCGATAATCTGGCCATGACGCGTAGTGAGAATATATCGCTGGATGTGCGCATTGACTATTTGGTGCGTGCAGTTATGTGTATGCGCAATGAAACAGTTGGGTCCTCCATAACCAATGGCATCTTTTTGAAAGAGCTGGAGGATAAG TTGGAAATCGCGCGTGTACAAAAATCAGTACTGGCTGCCATGAATCCACTTGTGAACACCAATCAAGATGCAAGACAAGCCATTAAGGAGTTAAATTTTGCCCTCTATGATATCACACAGCTATATCAAAACTTTGCTGATCCATTTGACCTCTGGGAATGCCAGCTGTCAATACTTAATTGTTCCAATCACAACGATCCATTGTTGATTGAGTCGGTGTGGGGTAACATCATCAACAGTGCAGTGGACTCACCTGGCTCAACTCACGAGCGCAGTATCAGACTTTTTaccaaaattgaattattggTTCGTGAGTTTGGCGAATCGGGTCCATGCTTTCCATTTGCATTCCTGATCCGAGAGCTGGAGATAAAAGCATGTCAGTTGCATCTGCCGGAAGGAACAGTGCCAGAAAAACTATTTGCCATGAAACTAGACGTTGAGCTGCTGCTGGAATACTATTCAAG aatgATCTCGATGAATGAACGCATCTGGGCAAACGAAGGCAATGAATGGCATTTAATACAGTCGGCTATACGAGTGGTTACGCTTCTGGCTGACAATGCACAAGCCATTTGGTACCGTTCCAA GAGACGGATATTGGGCAAGGCACAAGACATAGTTGCGGCGTGCTTGAATATTTGTTACCAGAAGCCGGACACGAACCGTTTACAGCATTCTCTCAAGGAGCTTCAATGCCGATTGCAACGGCTTTTAGGCTAA
- the LOC117780213 gene encoding nuclear pore complex protein Nup154 isoform X1, protein MNTTPSPPDVLQTAGNMLECHDFRDRHKPELLELTGVSQHGRATMSGLNDFDYQTLAQLTSGDTHNLQQLRTLTKSGIPNEILEHFKHIKCHCIMGLFPEIGRAWLTIDSDIYIWTYEQARDVAYYDGLSHLIVSVGLVKPRPGVLIKDVKYLLLLTTPIEVIVLGVTFDDQSDPRAGTNGMHLMNKPLFVLATDNISINVIQGSDDGRIFLGGRDGCLYEIDYHSESSWFGKRCKKINHSQGLVSYIVPSFLKVFSEVDPIEKIVIDNSRKLIYVLTEKSAIEAWHIGANFANVRRLGRITQNDIASQAINLIKTVDPSIFKCVKAICPLSTEDSKFLHLVAVTQCGVRLYFSTSRLNGQQQQQLNCISDNFSVGQPNNSMPTMQTESETPKGLFLLHVRLPPGYTPNATTNKPKQVHAAHHSEGTMLMITTQQQEQDLLWSVSSAPFTNFTYLVESTALEGLDGIVWSLAELKDSIAPSITSMLHNYRTPRRVVLLTNQGTHIVELLKAAHLLQQLLLSCKGPHHESVKMFFQTQNEREACVTALLLATSDQLCGSDIALWATQAFMLYGGEPCYQHYLNASNRNMHNNTMGSTTIASGRERMPPMFMSTPMPNTASSGAMGTQYSQPLSPIAQTTQHHQQQQHQHSAVPVADNSLIIYSAKHDGLYLFVSRMLRSVWKLHCVDENLCSRLTIKDCSILLIELRALRNFLDKHSVHDLSASRRLPYDTHLGRSSNVLINNSQMAMNEHRNLAEQAQIEEKRSLSALNQFIKHACEVMSLWSILNDHQFQLLCQQLSPEHQKMLRCCTFRDLLITRSEVCAFLIIALINLYLKDKADVTEVSDNLRELCPNLYRHEDEVTYKATEILMSAKNCKSAAEKEQKLCTTLQMCLDAAPTLPLHSICQQFISVDFYEGVVELSATCASKIDPEEIGIHYYNNNEPAEDREGYTCFVTRMNYYKEVQLMLDYIYHSLASSRPDQEQSRTFMLNCDTTQDHLDMENRSKQTIKKITNQALRLKDPLMHVTIYEWLLSHDMNSELLELVQPSLGEFLRRSVSRNPENVKLIDLLWKYYEKNGHHSQAAQILDNLAMTRSENISLDVRIDYLVRAVMCMRNETVGSSITNGIFLKELEDKLEIARVQKSVLAAMNPLVNTNQDARQAIKELNFALYDITQLYQNFADPFDLWECQLSILNCSNHNDPLLIESVWGNIINSAVDSPGSTHERSIRLFTKIELLVREFGESGPCFPFAFLIRELEIKACQLHLPEGTVPEKLFAMKLDVELLLEYYSRMISMNERIWANEGNEWHLIQSAIRVVTLLADNAQAIWYRSKRRILGKAQDIVAACLNICYQKPDTNRLQHSLKELQCRLQRLLG, encoded by the exons ATGAATACCACGCCGTCGCCCCCTGACGTCCTGCAGACAGCGGGAAATATGCTCGAGTGTCACGACTTTCGTGACAGACACAAGCCCGAACTTTTAGAG TTAACAGGCGTCAGTCAACATGGCAGGGCAACAATGAGTGGCCTCAATGATTTTGATTACCAAACGCTAGCACAACTGACCTCCGGAGATACACATAACCTACAACAACTGCGAACGCTCACAAAATCGGGAATACCAAATGAAATCCTCGAGCACTTTAAGC ATATCAAATGCCACTGTATAATGGGATTGTTTCCTGAGATTGGACGCGCCTGGTTGACAATTGattcagatatatatatatggacatATGAGCAGGCACGAGACGTTGCTTACTATGATGGATTGAGTCATTTGATTGTGAGCGTTGGCCTGGTTAAGCCACGTCCGGGTGTTCTAATTAAAGATGTCAAATATCTGCTGTTACTAACAACTCCCATTGAAGTGATCGTTCTGGGTGTAACATTTGATGACCAAAGTGATCCACGAGCTGGAACCAATGGAATGCATCTGATGAATAAGCCACTCTTTGTGCTGGCAACAGACAATATATCCATTAATGTCATACAGGGCAGCGACGATGGACGCATCTTCTTGGGAGGCCGAGATGGTTGTCTATATGAAATTGATTATCATTCCGAGTCTAGTTGGTTTGGCAAGCGATGCAAAAAGATTAACCATTCACAAGGGCTGGTATCCTATATAGTGCCAAGTTTTCTTAAAGTATTTTCG GAGGTGGATCCTATCGAAAAGATTGTCATTGACAATAGTcgaaaattgatttatgtacTCACCGAAAAGAGTGCAATTGAAGCCTGGCACATCGGAGCAAACTTTGCCAATGTGCGCAGACTTGGAAGGATTACACAAAATGATATTGCCAGTCAAGCCATCAATCTTATTAA AACTGTTGATCCATCCATTTTCAAGTGCGTGAAAGCAATTTGTCCGCTCAGCACAGAAGATTCGAAATTTCTACACCTGGTTGCTGTCACTCAGTGCGGAGTGCGGCTTTATTTCTCTACGTCGAGATTAaatggccagcagcagcaacaattgaatTGTATTTCGGACAATTTTAGTGTTGGTCAGCCAAATAATTCAATGCCAACTATGCAAACAGAATCGGAAACACCAAAGGGTCTTTTTCTATTGCACGTGCGACTACCGCCTGGATACACACCGAATGCCACCACTAATAAACCGAAGCAGGTGCATGCCGCCCACCACAGCGAGGGGACAATGTTGATGATAACAACGcagcaacaggaacaggaTTTACTCTGGTCGGTTAGCTCTGCTCCATTTACGAACTTTACATATCTAGTTGAGTCAACTGCCTTGGAGGGTCTCGATGGCATCGTCTGGAGTTTGGCCGAATTAAAAGATTCCATCGCTCCCAGCATAACTTCAATGTTGCACAATTACCGAACGCCACGCCGAGTCGTTTTGCTTACGAACCAGGGAACACACATTGTAGAGCTGCTTAAGGCAGCTCATTTACTCCAGCAATTACTGCTGTCCTGCAAGGGACCTCACCACGAATCCGTCAAGATGTTCTTTCAAACGCAAAACGAACGAGAAGCTTGCGTTACCGCCCTATTGCTGGCCACATCGGATCAGCTTTGTGGCAGCGATATTGCACTGTGGGCAACCCAAGCATTCATGCTGTACGGTGGGGAACCGTGCTATCAACATTATTTGAACGCAAGCAATCGTAACATGCATAACAACACCATGGGCTCTACCACGATTGCCTCTGGCAGGGAACGCATGCCGCCCATGTTCATGTCCACACCCATGCCGAATACAGCAAGCAGCGGAGCGATGGGCACGCAATACAGTCAGCCATTAAGTCCAA TCGCACAAACCACACAAcaccatcaacaacagcaacatcagcactCCGCTGTGCCCGTCGCAGATAATTCCCTTATAATATATTCAGCAAAACATGATGGTCTATATTTGTTTGTGTCGCGTATGCTGCGATCAGTTTGGAAATTGCATTGTGTTGATGAGAATTTATGCTCCAGACTGACAATTAAAGATTGCTCAATTCTTTTGATTGAACTGCGTGCGTTGCGTAATTTTTTGGATAAGCACTCAGTGCACGATCTTTCCG cCAGCAGACGTTTGCCGTATGACACACATTTGGGCAGATCGAGTAACGTTTTGATAAACAACAGCCAAATGGCCATGAATGAACATCGTAATCTCGCGGAGCAGGCACAGATCGAGGAGAAGCGATCGCTCTCAGCATTGAATCAGTTTATTA AACATGCATGTGAAGTAATGTCACTCTGGAGTATCCTAAATGATCATCAGTTTCAATTGCTTTGCCAGCAGCTGTCGCCAGAGCATCAGAAAATGTTGAGATGTTGCACGTTTCGGGATTTGTTGATCACACGTTCGGAGGTGTGTGCATTTCTAATAATTGCACTAATCAACCTATATCTCAAAGATAAGGCGGATGTAACAGAGGTGTCTGATAACCTGCGGGAATTGTGCCCCAATCTCTATAGGCACGAGGACGAAGTTACATATAAGGCAACCGAAATCCTTATGAGCGCCAAGAACTGCAAATCGGCAGCAGAGAAGGAGCAAAAATTGTGCACGACTTTGCAAATGTGTTTGGATGCTGCTCCAACGCTGCCATTGCATAGTATTTGTCAACAATTCATATCGGTAGATTTTTACGAGGGTGTTGTTGAGTTGTCTGCAACGTGTGCGTCGAAAATCGATCCCGAAGAAATCGGTATACATTATTACAATAACAATGAGCCAGCTGAAGATCGCGAGGGTTACACCTGCTTTGTCACACg CATGAACTATTACAAAGAGGTGCAGCTCATGCTGGATTATATTTATCATTCGCTTGCCAGCAGTAGACCCGATCAGGAACAGAGTCGCACATTCATGCTTAATTGCGATACGACTCAGGATCATCTTGATATGGAGAACAGATCGAAGCAGACTATTAAGAAGATCACAAACCAAGCGCTCCGATTGAAAGATCCATTAATGCATGTTACCATCTATGAATGGCTACTCTCCCATGATATGAACAGTGAATTATTGGAATTAGTCCAGCCATCACTGGGCGAATTCTTGCGACGCAGTGTCAGTCGCAATCCAGAGAATGTGAAGTTAATTGATTTACTGTGGAAGTATTACGAGAAGAATGGTCATCACTCTCAGGCCGCCCAGATTCTCGATAATCTGGCCATGACGCGTAGTGAGAATATATCGCTGGATGTGCGCATTGACTATTTGGTGCGTGCAGTTATGTGTATGCGCAATGAAACAGTTGGGTCCTCCATAACCAATGGCATCTTTTTGAAAGAGCTGGAGGATAAG TTGGAAATCGCGCGTGTACAAAAATCAGTACTGGCTGCCATGAATCCACTTGTGAACACCAATCAAGATGCAAGACAAGCCATTAAGGAGTTAAATTTTGCCCTCTATGATATCACACAGCTATATCAAAACTTTGCTGATCCATTTGACCTCTGGGAATGCCAGCTGTCAATACTTAATTGTTCCAATCACAACGATCCATTGTTGATTGAGTCGGTGTGGGGTAACATCATCAACAGTGCAGTGGACTCACCTGGCTCAACTCACGAGCGCAGTATCAGACTTTTTaccaaaattgaattattggTTCGTGAGTTTGGCGAATCGGGTCCATGCTTTCCATTTGCATTCCTGATCCGAGAGCTGGAGATAAAAGCATGTCAGTTGCATCTGCCGGAAGGAACAGTGCCAGAAAAACTATTTGCCATGAAACTAGACGTTGAGCTGCTGCTGGAATACTATTCAAG aatgATCTCGATGAATGAACGCATCTGGGCAAACGAAGGCAATGAATGGCATTTAATACAGTCGGCTATACGAGTGGTTACGCTTCTGGCTGACAATGCACAAGCCATTTGGTACCGTTCCAA GAGACGGATATTGGGCAAGGCACAAGACATAGTTGCGGCGTGCTTGAATATTTGTTACCAGAAGCCGGACACGAACCGTTTACAGCATTCTCTCAAGGAGCTTCAATGCCGATTGCAACGGCTTTTAGGCTAA
- the LOC117779479 gene encoding 60S ribosomal protein L9, translating to MRTINSNQCVKIPKDIKASVKARVVTITGTRGVLKRSFKHLALDMYMADKRTLKVEKWFGTKKELAAVRTVCSHIENMIKGVTFGFQYKMRAVYAHFPINCVTSEQNSVIEIRNFLGEKYIRRVEMAPGVTVVNSTAQKDELIVEGNDIEAVSGSAALIQQSTTVKNKDIRKFLDGLYVSEKTTVVKVEA from the exons ATGCGAACGATTAACTCAAATCAGTGTGTCAAGATCCCCAAGGATATCAAAGCCTCGGTGAAGGCCCGTGTTGTCACGATCACCGGCACCAGAGGTGTCCTGAAGCGGAGCTTCAAGCATCTGGCTCTGGACATGTACATGGCCGACAAGCGCACCCTGAAAGTGGAGAAATGGTTCGGCACCAAGAAGGAGCTCGCTGCTGTGCGCACTGTCTGCAGTCACATTGAGAACATGATCAAGG GTGTGACCTTCGGCTTCCAGTACAAAATGCGTGCTGTGTACGCTCATTTCCCCATCAACTGCGTTACCTCCGAGCAGAATTCAGTGATTGAGATCCGTAACTTTTTGGGTGAGAAGTACATCCGTCGCGTGGAGATGGCTCCCGGTGTGACGGTCGTCAACTCGACAGCCCAAAAGGACGAGCTCATCGTTGAGGGTAACGACATCGAGGCTGTGTCCGGCTCAGCGGCTCTCATCCAGCAATCGACCACCGTAAAAAATAAGGATATCCGTAAATTCTTGGATGGTCTGTACGTGTCGGAAAAGACGACCGTTGTGAAGGTtgaagcttaa